One Podarcis muralis chromosome Z, rPodMur119.hap1.1, whole genome shotgun sequence DNA segment encodes these proteins:
- the CLDN2 gene encoding claudin-2 — MVSVGLQLVGYALGLLGLLCAFVATLLPSWRTSSYIGSSIVTAVGFSKGLWMECATYSTGITQCDVYSSLLNLPTDIQAAQAMMSSSIAVSLLASIICVVGMRCTIFSQGSPAKDKVAVAGGVAFVLGGLLCFIPVVWNIHVVLRDFYNPIVPDSMKFELGESLYLGVFSSLVSLIGGFILCTSCPPRDPHAAYYSPYRSRTMVGRSQPVPATSPKAKSEFNAYNLTGYV; from the coding sequence atggTCTCTGTGGGCCTCCAGCTGGTGGGCTATGCCCTggggctcttgggcttgctgtgtGCCTTCGTAGCCACCCTGCTGCCCAGCTGGAGGACCAGCTCCTACATCGGCTCCAGCATCGTCACGGCAGTTGGCTTCTCCAAAGGCCTCTGGATGGAGTGCGCCACTTACAGCACAGGCATCACTCAGTGTGACGTCTACAGCTCGCTGCTCAACCTGCCCACTGACATCCAGGCAGCCCAGGCGATGATGTCTTCCTCCATCGCTGTCTCCTTGCTGGCCTCCATCATCTGCGTGGTGGGGATGCGGTGCACTATCTTCTCGCAAGGCTCCCCGGCCAAGGACAAGGTGGCGGTGGCAGGTGGGGTAGCCTTTGTCCTCGGGGGGCTCCTCTGCTTCATCCCTGTGGTGTGGAACATCCATGTGGTGCTCCGTGACTTCTACAACCCCATCGTTCCTGACAGCATGAAGTTTGAGCTTGGGGAGTCCCTGTACCTGGGTGTCTTCTCCTCCCTGGTGTCTCTCATTGGGGGCTTCATCCTCTGTACTTCCTGCCCACCCCGAGACCCACATGCTGCCTATTACAGCCCTTACCGTTCTCGAACCATGGTGGGCAGGAGCCAACCAGTGCCAGCTACCTCTCCAAAGGCTAAGAGCGAGTTCAACGCTTATAACCTGACGGGCTACGTCTAA